A genomic segment from Bacteroidota bacterium encodes:
- a CDS encoding DUF4199 domain-containing protein, which translates to MKQIIGKYGIMGGILLILSAVIIYVLGMGSSWVLLTIIPLVTYIVLIYLGVLSVREVRSFTNNKIEFKMAFGTALSTLFIALIFSTLFSYLLYNVIDPEYADKIKIETITKTEQRLEKAGLSDEKMEEILETIESKDFNFDFKKVVKSIGYGIIVFGIISLIIAASVKKDLYLEENQ; encoded by the coding sequence ATGAAACAAATTATTGGAAAATATGGTATCATGGGAGGAATTCTCTTAATTCTAAGTGCTGTAATTATTTACGTTTTAGGTATGGGTAGTAGTTGGGTTCTACTAACAATAATTCCATTAGTTACATATATTGTTCTAATTTATCTCGGAGTTTTATCTGTTCGTGAAGTAAGAAGTTTTACAAATAACAAAATTGAATTTAAAATGGCTTTTGGCACTGCCCTTTCAACATTGTTCATTGCTCTTATTTTTTCTACACTTTTCTCCTATTTGCTCTACAATGTTATTGACCCCGAATATGCTGACAAAATTAAGATTGAAACTATTACCAAAACAGAACAACGACTTGAAAAAGCAGGATTAAGCGATGAAAAAATGGAAGAAATTCTTGAAACAATAGAATCTAAAGATTTTAATTTTGACTTTAAAAAGGTAGTTAAATCAATTGGTTACGGAATAATCGTATTTGGAATTATTTCACTTATAATTGCAGCATCTGTTAAAAAAGACTTATACTTAGAAGAAAATCAATAA
- a CDS encoding glycosyltransferase family 2 protein, which produces MDISLVIPLLNEEESIPELSEWIDKVMNENNFTYEIIFIDDGSTDNSLDVIKEQAKKNNNIKALSFRRNYGKSAALNEGFSISKGNVVVTMDADLQDDPGEIPEMYKMITEQAYDIVSGWKKKRHDPITKTIPTKFYNWTTRRISKIKLHDFNCGLKAYKSDVIKSIDIYGEMHRYIPVIAKWNGFTKIGEKVVKHRARKYGKTKFGIKRFIRGPLDLLSITFVSKFSQRPMHFFGSFGLLSFFIGFIISLWLIGQKFYSRWFNISITKRDIIDQPLFFIALVLVIVGVFLFMSGFLGELIIKNDKHKNIYPQKDKVNID; this is translated from the coding sequence ATGGATATTAGTTTAGTTATCCCACTACTTAATGAAGAAGAATCAATCCCTGAACTTTCAGAATGGATTGACAAGGTAATGAATGAAAATAATTTTACTTACGAAATTATTTTTATTGATGATGGAAGCACAGACAATTCATTAGATGTTATAAAAGAACAAGCTAAAAAGAACAATAATATCAAAGCATTAAGCTTTAGAAGAAATTACGGTAAATCAGCCGCACTCAATGAAGGTTTTTCTATTTCAAAAGGAAATGTTGTAGTTACAATGGATGCAGATCTTCAAGATGACCCCGGAGAAATACCCGAAATGTATAAAATGATTACAGAGCAAGCTTATGATATAGTTTCGGGCTGGAAGAAAAAACGACATGACCCTATAACTAAAACAATTCCAACAAAATTTTATAACTGGACAACAAGAAGAATCTCAAAAATTAAACTCCATGATTTCAACTGTGGACTTAAAGCTTACAAATCGGATGTGATTAAATCCATAGATATTTATGGAGAGATGCACAGATATATTCCTGTAATTGCAAAATGGAATGGTTTTACAAAAATTGGAGAAAAAGTTGTAAAACACAGAGCAAGGAAGTACGGAAAAACGAAATTTGGAATAAAACGTTTTATTCGTGGACCTTTAGACCTGCTTTCAATCACTTTTGTATCTAAATTCTCTCAAAGGCCAATGCATTTTTTCGGTTCATTCGGGCTACTATCTTTCTTTATCGGTTTTATTATTTCTCTTTGGCTCATAGGACAAAAATTTTATTCACGGTGGTTTAACATCTCAATTACCAAAAGAGACATCATTGACCAACCATTATTTTTTATTGCCCTCGTACTGGTCATTGTAGGAGTTTTCCTCTTCATGTCGGGCTTCCTTGGCGAATTAATTATTAAGAATGATAAACATAAAAATATTTACCCACAAAAAGACAAAGTAAATATTGACTAA